Proteins encoded in a region of the Frondihabitans sp. 762G35 genome:
- a CDS encoding GNAT family acetyltransferase has translation MPIRPFRPADTEPVVALWEACGLTRPWNDPRKDIARKLGVQPELFLVAVDEGDDDAPIATAMAGYDGHRGWIYYVAVTPSRQGERLGSLLVARVEELLLALGCPKVNLQVREGNSAVEAFYERHGYSRDGAVGLGKRLIAD, from the coding sequence ATGCCGATCCGCCCTTTCCGCCCTGCCGACACCGAGCCCGTCGTCGCCCTCTGGGAGGCCTGCGGCCTCACGCGCCCCTGGAACGACCCGCGCAAGGACATCGCGCGGAAGCTCGGCGTGCAGCCCGAGCTCTTCCTCGTCGCCGTCGACGAGGGTGACGACGACGCCCCGATCGCCACGGCGATGGCCGGATACGACGGCCACCGCGGCTGGATCTACTACGTCGCGGTGACGCCGTCGCGCCAGGGCGAGCGCCTGGGCAGCCTCCTCGTGGCGCGCGTGGAGGAGCTCCTGCTCGCTCTCGGCTGCCCCAAGGTGAACCTGCAGGTGCGCGAGGGCAACTCCGCCGTCGAAGCGTTCTACGAGCGTCACGGATACTCCCGCGACGGAGCCGTCGGGCTCGGCAAGCGCCTCATCGCGGACTGA
- a CDS encoding ExeM/NucH family extracellular endonuclease — protein MRTRQHDRTPIDRPAPSRPDPAATGLHRRARTGALASLAIAALGFGTLTATPAFAATATLTPISGVQGTTDVSPLAGTTVTVQGVVTADYRTGGYNGVYVQQQGVGGTTDPTPGESDAVFVYLGSQKPALAIGDLVTATGAVSEYSGLTQISATTAGALTVTTPGVGTPAPVPLPATVTGSAREAYEGMLVAPSGTYQVASSHQLSNYGSLWLTAGATPAVKNTEAFRPGTPESTARQADNVARRILLDDGYNAQVTAAAHPGDQPYFTKDSVVRNGDVVDFHASYILGYGFADWRLQPTVPVSTTNAGSGAATTVPTYEQTNPRPATVPAVGGDIEVASFNVYNYFTTLTSANANARGASTAEQFAVQRSKIVSAITGLHADVVALMEIQNDVNFGKPADTSLADLVAGLNAKEGATVWAGVRTPSALTDGSTPTDAITTALIYRTDRVTPKGDSRTQIDETVWGNAREPIAQTFTKGPETLTVVANHLKSKSGTGPAPADGQGLFTADRVAQAKSLVTFTKQLQQASGSDDVLLMGDFNAYSQEDPIQVFQDAGYRDLVASEGSGYTYSFDGELGSLDHSIATPSLAAKLTKAAVWNINSPEWSDRGYAYPATDPTSPFRSSDHDPVVVGFDTTPKPIGIDVVGINDFHGRLSESSPAAGAAVLGGMVDSYRKANPDTLFVSSGDNIGASTFTSFIQDDKPTLDALNAMKLDVSALGNHEFDKGQSDLNDRVIPSASFPYLAANVFRSGTNEHAYDAFSVKTVDGVKVGFIGAVTEHMPELVSPSGIQGLDFRSVVDSVNTVADDLTDGDASNGEADVLVLLVHEGAASGDLTDSTDDSDFGTIAKNVSPKVEAILSAHTHQKYAHSIVPTGGTTPRPVIQTGSYGENFSHLSLQIDPVTHELITATGEVKPLYRAFAPDPAVATIVTDAEAVAKVKGSVSVGTITGDFDRARQADGTTENRGGESTLGNFVADVQLDATKGIGSQIAFMNPGGLRADLKYASSGSGDADGNVTYQEAAAVQPFANTLVQVGLTGAQIRSVLEQQWQPTGSSRPFLKLGVSKGLLYDYDPSKAAGSRIGRVTLDGTPLDDAATYKVTVNSFLASGGDNFTAFAQGATRADTGKVDLQSQVDYFTAHPEAAAPDLAQRAVGVSLPTAPQGGYRAGDTVSLGLSSLIFSRGGPASGTVSVSLGGKVLGSAPIDATVVDGTDEQGRATVPVTIPASAAAGSQELVVTVSGTATSIPVPITIAETAKPIASVTAPTISGRAAVGRTITATEGTWSVAGTTQSFQWLRDGVAVPGATSARYTLTGADAGTSVTVAVTATKTGYTAATATSAAVTVAKVASTVQGSADRWVVLGKQAVTYTVRVTGSQGVRPTGTVTVYDNGRAVGTATLSESGTATLALPRLSRGLHLLTAGYSGDAHVAGSSQTWPGILLVL, from the coding sequence ATGCGCACACGCCAGCACGATCGCACTCCGATCGACCGACCCGCCCCCTCACGACCCGACCCCGCCGCGACAGGCCTTCACCGTCGCGCGCGGACGGGAGCCCTCGCCTCGCTCGCCATCGCGGCGCTCGGCTTCGGGACCCTCACCGCGACTCCGGCGTTCGCCGCCACCGCGACCCTCACGCCCATCTCCGGCGTTCAGGGCACGACCGACGTCAGCCCGCTCGCGGGCACCACCGTCACCGTCCAGGGGGTCGTCACCGCCGACTACCGCACCGGCGGCTACAACGGCGTCTACGTGCAGCAGCAGGGCGTGGGCGGCACGACCGACCCGACGCCGGGCGAATCCGACGCCGTCTTCGTCTACCTCGGCAGCCAGAAGCCGGCCCTGGCGATCGGCGATCTCGTCACGGCCACGGGGGCCGTCAGCGAGTACAGCGGTCTCACCCAGATCTCCGCGACGACCGCAGGAGCACTGACGGTCACCACCCCGGGCGTCGGCACCCCCGCCCCCGTCCCGCTTCCCGCGACCGTCACCGGGTCCGCCCGCGAGGCGTACGAGGGCATGCTGGTCGCCCCGTCCGGCACCTACCAGGTGGCGTCGAGCCACCAGCTCTCCAACTACGGCTCGCTCTGGCTGACCGCCGGCGCCACCCCTGCCGTCAAGAACACGGAGGCGTTCCGACCGGGCACGCCCGAGTCGACCGCGCGCCAGGCCGACAACGTCGCGCGCCGCATCCTGCTCGACGACGGCTACAACGCCCAGGTCACCGCTGCCGCCCACCCGGGCGATCAGCCGTACTTCACGAAGGACTCCGTCGTCCGGAACGGCGACGTCGTCGACTTCCACGCGTCCTACATCCTCGGCTACGGCTTCGCCGACTGGCGCCTCCAGCCGACGGTGCCCGTCAGCACGACGAACGCCGGCTCCGGCGCCGCGACCACCGTCCCGACGTACGAGCAGACGAATCCGCGCCCCGCGACGGTTCCCGCCGTGGGCGGCGACATCGAGGTCGCGAGCTTCAACGTCTACAACTACTTCACGACCCTGACGAGCGCGAACGCGAACGCGCGCGGCGCCTCGACGGCCGAGCAGTTCGCCGTCCAGCGGAGCAAGATCGTCTCGGCCATCACCGGGCTCCACGCGGACGTCGTGGCCCTGATGGAGATCCAGAACGACGTGAACTTCGGCAAGCCCGCCGACACGTCGCTCGCCGACCTCGTCGCCGGTCTCAACGCGAAGGAGGGCGCGACGGTCTGGGCCGGTGTCCGGACCCCGTCGGCGCTCACCGACGGCTCGACGCCGACCGACGCGATCACGACCGCGCTGATCTACCGCACCGACCGCGTGACGCCGAAGGGCGACAGCCGCACCCAGATCGACGAGACGGTGTGGGGCAACGCCCGCGAGCCCATCGCGCAGACGTTCACCAAGGGCCCCGAGACCCTCACCGTCGTCGCGAACCACCTCAAGTCGAAGAGCGGCACCGGTCCGGCTCCCGCCGACGGCCAGGGCCTCTTCACCGCCGACCGCGTCGCCCAGGCGAAGTCGCTCGTGACCTTCACGAAGCAGCTCCAGCAGGCTTCGGGCAGCGACGACGTCCTGCTCATGGGCGACTTCAACGCCTACTCGCAGGAGGATCCGATCCAGGTGTTCCAGGACGCGGGTTACCGCGACCTCGTCGCCTCCGAGGGCTCCGGATACACCTACTCGTTCGACGGCGAGCTCGGCTCCCTCGACCACTCGATCGCGACGCCGTCGCTCGCCGCCAAGCTGACCAAGGCCGCGGTGTGGAACATCAACTCGCCGGAGTGGAGCGACCGCGGCTACGCGTACCCCGCGACCGACCCGACCAGCCCGTTCCGCTCGAGCGACCACGACCCGGTCGTCGTCGGATTCGACACGACGCCGAAGCCGATCGGCATCGACGTGGTCGGCATCAACGACTTCCACGGCCGCCTCTCCGAGTCGAGCCCCGCTGCCGGCGCCGCCGTGCTCGGCGGGATGGTCGACTCCTACCGGAAGGCGAACCCCGACACGCTGTTCGTGTCGTCCGGCGACAACATCGGCGCCTCGACCTTCACGTCGTTCATCCAGGACGACAAGCCGACGCTCGATGCGCTGAACGCCATGAAGCTCGACGTCTCCGCCCTCGGCAACCACGAGTTCGACAAGGGGCAGTCCGACCTGAACGACCGGGTCATCCCGAGCGCGTCCTTCCCGTACCTGGCCGCCAACGTGTTCCGATCCGGCACGAACGAGCACGCCTACGACGCCTTCTCGGTGAAGACCGTCGACGGCGTCAAGGTGGGCTTCATCGGCGCCGTCACGGAGCACATGCCCGAGCTCGTCAGCCCGTCGGGAATCCAGGGGCTCGACTTCCGCTCGGTCGTCGACTCCGTGAACACCGTGGCCGACGACCTCACCGACGGAGACGCGTCGAACGGCGAGGCCGACGTCCTCGTGCTCCTCGTGCACGAGGGGGCCGCGTCGGGCGACCTGACGGACAGCACCGACGACTCCGACTTCGGCACGATCGCGAAGAACGTCTCGCCCAAGGTCGAGGCCATCCTCTCGGCCCACACGCACCAGAAGTACGCCCACTCGATCGTCCCGACCGGCGGCACGACGCCTCGACCAGTCATCCAGACGGGCTCCTACGGGGAGAACTTCAGCCACCTCTCGCTCCAGATCGACCCGGTCACGCACGAGCTGATCACGGCCACGGGAGAGGTGAAGCCGCTCTACCGGGCGTTCGCGCCCGATCCTGCGGTCGCGACGATCGTCACCGACGCCGAGGCCGTCGCGAAGGTGAAGGGCTCGGTCTCGGTCGGGACCATCACGGGCGACTTCGACCGCGCGCGCCAGGCCGACGGGACCACCGAGAACCGCGGCGGGGAGTCGACGCTCGGCAACTTCGTCGCCGACGTGCAGCTCGACGCGACGAAGGGCATCGGTTCACAGATCGCGTTCATGAACCCGGGCGGCCTGCGCGCCGACCTCAAATACGCCTCCAGCGGGTCGGGCGACGCCGACGGCAACGTGACCTACCAGGAGGCGGCGGCGGTCCAGCCGTTCGCCAACACGCTGGTCCAGGTCGGGCTGACCGGGGCGCAGATCCGCTCCGTGCTCGAGCAGCAGTGGCAGCCCACCGGGTCGTCACGACCGTTCCTCAAGCTCGGCGTCTCGAAGGGTCTGCTCTACGACTACGACCCCTCGAAGGCGGCAGGATCGCGGATCGGGCGGGTGACGCTCGACGGCACGCCGCTCGACGACGCGGCGACCTACAAGGTCACGGTCAACTCGTTCCTCGCCTCGGGCGGCGACAACTTCACCGCCTTCGCCCAGGGGGCCACCCGCGCCGACACCGGGAAGGTCGACCTGCAGAGCCAGGTGGACTACTTCACGGCCCACCCGGAGGCCGCCGCTCCCGACCTCGCGCAGCGCGCCGTGGGCGTCTCGCTTCCGACCGCTCCGCAGGGCGGCTACAGGGCCGGAGACACGGTCTCGCTCGGTCTCTCGTCGCTGATCTTCAGCCGCGGCGGGCCGGCCTCCGGCACCGTCTCGGTCTCGCTCGGAGGGAAGGTCCTCGGCAGCGCGCCGATCGACGCGACCGTCGTCGACGGCACCGACGAGCAGGGCCGCGCCACCGTCCCGGTGACGATCCCGGCCTCCGCTGCGGCGGGCTCGCAGGAGCTGGTGGTCACCGTCTCGGGGACCGCCACGTCGATCCCGGTGCCGATCACGATCGCCGAGACGGCGAAGCCGATCGCGTCCGTGACCGCCCCGACCATCTCGGGTCGGGCGGCCGTCGGCCGCACGATCACCGCGACCGAGGGCACCTGGAGCGTGGCCGGGACGACCCAGTCGTTCCAGTGGCTCCGCGACGGTGTCGCCGTCCCGGGCGCCACGTCGGCCCGGTACACGCTGACGGGCGCCGACGCCGGCACGTCGGTCACCGTGGCGGTCACGGCGACGAAGACCGGCTACACGGCGGCGACGGCCACCTCCGCGGCGGTCACGGTGGCGAAGGTCGCCTCGACCGTCCAGGGCTCGGCCGACCGCTGGGTCGTCCTCGGCAAGCAGGCCGTGACGTACACGGTCCGGGTCACAGGATCCCAGGGCGTCCGGCCGACCGGCACGGTGACCGTCTACGACAACGGCCGCGCCGTCGGCACCGCCACCCTCTCCGAGTCGGGGACGGCGACCCTCGCGCTGCCGCGCCTCTCGCGTGGGCTGCACCTCCTGACGGCCGGCTACTCGGGCGACGCGCACGTCGCCGGGTCGTCGCAGACGTGGCCGGGCATCCTGCTGGTCCTCTGA
- a CDS encoding copper homeostasis protein CutC has product MTPPTPALEIAVTSPAGALVAARGGADRIELCTALELGGVTPSQGLVEACTALPLPVHVLVRPRPGDFVYDETEVALMEREVRAVVASGAAGVVVGALDARGGLDRETVARLVAAARSVRSDTRVTFHRAIDRAQDPLAVVAGLGALGVDRVLTSGGASCALDGVETLARLVDAAADVEVMAGGGVAPEHIGTLVDAGVAAVHLSAKRRVEPLPGEEVRLGTADASSHSVTDPHVVAAARAALRSAPPAR; this is encoded by the coding sequence ATGACTCCGCCCACTCCAGCCCTCGAGATCGCCGTCACCTCGCCCGCGGGCGCCCTCGTCGCGGCCCGCGGCGGCGCCGACCGGATCGAGCTGTGCACCGCGCTCGAGCTCGGCGGGGTGACGCCGTCGCAGGGCCTCGTCGAGGCGTGCACGGCCCTTCCCCTGCCCGTGCACGTCCTCGTGCGCCCGAGGCCGGGCGACTTCGTCTACGACGAGACCGAGGTGGCCCTCATGGAGCGAGAGGTGCGCGCGGTCGTCGCGTCGGGGGCCGCCGGAGTGGTCGTCGGCGCCCTCGACGCCCGGGGCGGGCTCGACCGCGAGACGGTGGCGCGGCTCGTGGCCGCTGCCCGCTCCGTGCGGTCGGACACCCGGGTCACGTTCCACCGGGCGATCGATCGGGCGCAGGATCCCCTGGCGGTGGTGGCGGGCCTCGGGGCGTTGGGCGTCGACCGGGTGCTGACGTCGGGCGGGGCATCCTGCGCTCTCGACGGGGTGGAGACGCTCGCGCGCCTCGTCGACGCGGCCGCCGACGTCGAGGTGATGGCCGGCGGCGGTGTCGCCCCGGAGCACATCGGGACGCTCGTCGACGCCGGGGTCGCCGCCGTGCATCTCTCCGCGAAGCGCCGCGTCGAGCCCCTGCCCGGCGAAGAAGTGCGCCTCGGAACGGCGGACGCGTCGTCGCACTCCGTGACCGACCCGCACGTGGTGGCCGCCGCGCGCGCCGCACTCCGCTCGGCCCCACCAGCCCGCTAG
- a CDS encoding exonuclease SbcCD subunit D, translating into MRILHTSDWHLGRTLHGVDLLEHQRAFLDHLVETVREREVDVVVVAGDVYDRAVPSVPTVTLLSEAFERLSDVATVIVTPGNHDSAVRLGFAARLLRPGLHVLASVDRLSEPVVVDDVDGPVAFYGLPYLDPDTVRWSLGEEGEPLARSHEAVVGAAVARVRADLAGRPGTRSVVVAHAFVVGGAASESERDIRVGGVDAVPSEVFAGFDYVALGHLHGAQAVGSGHPAIRYSGSPLAFSFGEQRQRKSTALVDLDATGGVEVQLIAAPVPRRLGELTGTLDELLSGRFDEWRDAWLRVFVTDPVHPEHLHARVSERFPHVLSLQHTPVGAVVERERRVITAETDPLEVVADFVAFATGGPASEAELRVLADAYEAARATLETSA; encoded by the coding sequence GTGCGCATCCTGCACACGAGCGACTGGCACCTGGGCCGCACCCTGCACGGTGTCGACCTGCTGGAGCACCAGCGCGCGTTCCTCGACCACCTCGTCGAGACGGTGCGGGAGCGCGAGGTCGACGTGGTCGTCGTCGCGGGCGACGTGTACGACCGCGCCGTGCCGTCGGTGCCGACCGTCACCCTGCTCTCCGAGGCGTTCGAGCGGCTCAGCGACGTCGCCACGGTCATCGTGACGCCGGGCAACCACGACTCCGCGGTCCGCCTCGGGTTCGCGGCCCGGCTCCTGCGGCCCGGGTTGCACGTCCTCGCGTCCGTCGACCGCCTCTCGGAGCCGGTCGTCGTCGACGACGTCGACGGGCCCGTCGCCTTCTACGGCCTGCCCTACCTCGACCCCGACACGGTGCGCTGGTCGCTCGGCGAGGAGGGGGAGCCGCTCGCCCGCTCGCACGAGGCGGTCGTCGGCGCGGCGGTCGCACGTGTCCGGGCCGACCTCGCCGGGCGCCCCGGCACGCGATCCGTCGTCGTCGCGCACGCCTTCGTCGTCGGCGGGGCCGCCAGCGAGAGCGAGCGCGACATCCGGGTGGGAGGCGTCGACGCCGTCCCCTCGGAGGTCTTCGCGGGGTTCGACTACGTCGCTCTGGGGCACCTCCACGGTGCGCAGGCGGTGGGGTCCGGGCATCCTGCGATCCGCTACTCGGGGTCGCCCCTGGCGTTCTCGTTCGGCGAGCAGCGTCAGAGGAAGTCCACGGCGCTCGTCGACCTCGACGCGACGGGCGGGGTCGAGGTCCAGCTGATCGCCGCGCCGGTGCCACGCCGCCTCGGCGAGCTGACCGGCACGCTCGACGAGCTCCTGAGCGGGCGCTTCGACGAGTGGCGCGACGCCTGGCTGCGCGTCTTCGTCACCGACCCCGTGCACCCCGAGCACCTCCACGCGCGCGTGAGCGAGCGGTTCCCGCACGTGCTCTCGCTGCAGCACACGCCGGTCGGCGCCGTGGTCGAGCGGGAGCGACGGGTCATCACCGCCGAGACCGACCCGCTCGAGGTCGTCGCCGACTTCGTGGCGTTCGCGACGGGCGGCCCGGCGTCCGAGGCCGAGCTGCGGGTGCTCGCCGACGCCTACGAGGCCGCGCGTGCGACTCTCGAGACGAGCGCCTGA
- a CDS encoding mycothiol transferase gives MTPAELLIDSFLRVPPIIARAVDDLSAQQLAFRPAPGTNTIAWLAWHTGRGQDVQIAALEGREEVWTASGWYDRFALPFGPGEMGFGMSAGDVTRVVATAELLTGYLDEVTERSRAYLAGLSSDSLDDVVDENWDPPVTRGARLVSIVNDCLQHAGQASYVRGILERA, from the coding sequence ATGACCCCGGCCGAGCTGCTCATCGACTCCTTCCTCCGCGTCCCCCCGATCATCGCCCGAGCCGTCGACGACCTGAGCGCGCAGCAGCTCGCCTTCCGTCCGGCCCCGGGCACGAACACGATCGCCTGGCTCGCCTGGCACACCGGCCGCGGGCAGGACGTCCAGATCGCCGCCCTCGAGGGCCGCGAGGAGGTGTGGACGGCTTCGGGCTGGTACGACCGGTTCGCGCTGCCGTTCGGCCCGGGGGAGATGGGCTTCGGCATGAGCGCCGGAGACGTCACCCGCGTCGTCGCCACAGCCGAGCTCCTGACGGGTTACCTCGACGAGGTCACCGAGCGGTCGCGCGCCTACCTCGCGGGGCTCTCCTCCGACTCCCTCGACGACGTTGTCGACGAGAACTGGGACCCGCCCGTCACGCGCGGGGCGCGCCTCGTGAGCATCGTCAACGACTGCCTGCAGCACGCGGGCCAGGCCTCGTACGTCCGGGGCATCCTCGAGCGCGCCTGA
- a CDS encoding AAA family ATPase has translation MDLHRLTLRAIGPYAREHTVDFAALGQSGLFLLEGPTGSGKSTIIDALVFALYGSLASESSSVDRLHSHHADPATEPFVELVFETSAGIHRVRRTPQWWRPKARGTGVTRANASATLTRLATPDASAGEVLSTSAQEVGGEIARIVGLTRQQFVQTVVLPQGEFARFLASSGEDRRLVLQSLFGTEVYERTTARLVDLRREANASVSAADHAVDLALARVREAAGDEEVEAAAVPALVAAFEPVVDEARRSRDVASAAAVANRALVTAQRSLRDALASRSALLLRRDALAARADEAAHDRARLDLGRRAAAVAGPLAAHRTALTALRAAEEAWAVAAAAPSVSGADADADAADAADVAPDALRSARDGIVSELASLAGAAAVEAALPGRRAALVRDATRLDEVDERIVVAAEALAARPAEREPLAARAVATAEAVRDVADAERGLELAEAARAAVSRAAELAAAADAAARERDRAAARAAQAVDVEAGLRRRRIAGMAGELARGLGEGEACPVCGSREHPALAVLTAEHPDDEAVETAATRRADAEASLAEAATAAATASARHAAAAEALDGLDAAQAEARVAQARDSVATSTATAAAASAAADALAGFDADTERFRRDLEAMRVARAGEASTLEASRVEIERNEREVADALDSRASTVADLVERLRERRGALEGLLTAADALEAARTRETERLEALSAAVAESGFRTADDAEGAVLDRKALDGLAESVGRDERDRAVVEAGLADDRIAGLTGDESVDVDGAEAAASAAEALLAEAQEAFARVDDRLRRTRSAASGLADAIAAGASVAEEARAVVRMADVASASGSANTRGVTLGTYVLLRRFEDVVAAANVRLAVMSSGRYRLEASEARETSSRARKTGLALAIRDDTTDTTRDPKSFSGGETFYASLSLALGLADVVQAEAGGLDLGTLFVDEGFGTLDPETLDAVMSELGRLSEHGRVVGIVSHVEELKQRIADRIEVRRLPDGSSTLSTTV, from the coding sequence ATGGACCTCCACCGCCTCACCCTGCGCGCCATCGGCCCCTATGCGCGCGAGCACACCGTCGATTTCGCGGCGCTCGGCCAGTCCGGACTGTTCCTCCTCGAGGGGCCGACCGGCAGCGGCAAGTCGACCATCATCGACGCGCTCGTCTTCGCGCTCTACGGGTCGCTCGCGTCCGAGTCGTCCAGCGTCGACCGCCTGCACAGCCATCACGCCGACCCGGCCACCGAGCCCTTCGTCGAGCTGGTCTTCGAGACCTCCGCCGGCATCCACCGCGTCCGCCGCACCCCGCAGTGGTGGCGGCCGAAGGCGCGCGGCACCGGCGTCACGCGGGCCAACGCGAGCGCCACGCTGACCCGGCTGGCGACGCCCGACGCGTCCGCCGGCGAGGTCCTCTCGACGAGCGCGCAGGAGGTGGGGGGCGAGATCGCCCGCATCGTCGGCCTCACGCGCCAGCAGTTCGTGCAGACCGTGGTGTTGCCGCAGGGCGAGTTCGCCCGCTTCCTCGCGTCGAGCGGCGAAGACCGGAGGCTCGTGCTCCAGTCGCTCTTCGGCACCGAGGTCTACGAGCGGACGACGGCCCGGCTCGTCGACCTGCGTCGGGAGGCGAACGCGAGCGTCTCGGCGGCCGACCACGCGGTCGACCTGGCCCTGGCCCGGGTGCGCGAGGCCGCGGGCGACGAGGAGGTCGAGGCGGCGGCCGTCCCGGCGCTCGTCGCCGCGTTCGAGCCCGTGGTCGACGAGGCCCGCAGGAGCCGCGACGTCGCCTCCGCAGCGGCCGTCGCGAACCGAGCGCTCGTCACCGCCCAGCGCTCCCTGCGGGACGCTCTCGCGAGTCGATCCGCGCTGCTCCTCCGGCGCGACGCGCTCGCGGCGCGGGCCGACGAGGCGGCGCACGACCGGGCACGGCTCGATCTCGGCCGTCGCGCGGCCGCGGTCGCAGGTCCCCTCGCGGCGCATCGCACCGCCCTGACGGCGCTCCGGGCCGCCGAGGAGGCCTGGGCTGTCGCCGCCGCCGCCCCTTCCGTCAGCGGCGCCGACGCCGACGCCGACGCCGCCGATGCCGCCGACGTCGCGCCCGACGCCCTGCGTTCCGCCCGCGACGGGATCGTCTCCGAACTCGCCTCCCTGGCCGGGGCGGCCGCCGTGGAGGCGGCCCTGCCCGGGCGTCGAGCGGCGCTGGTCCGCGACGCGACCCGCCTCGACGAGGTCGACGAGCGCATCGTGGTCGCGGCGGAGGCGCTCGCCGCGCGTCCCGCGGAGCGCGAGCCGCTCGCCGCGCGCGCGGTCGCCACCGCGGAGGCCGTCCGCGACGTCGCGGACGCCGAGCGGGGCCTCGAGCTCGCCGAGGCCGCGCGCGCGGCCGTGTCCCGAGCCGCCGAGCTGGCCGCGGCGGCCGACGCCGCCGCGCGGGAGCGCGACCGGGCGGCCGCCCGGGCCGCGCAGGCCGTGGACGTCGAGGCGGGGCTGCGTCGCCGACGCATCGCGGGGATGGCCGGGGAGCTGGCGCGCGGGCTCGGGGAGGGAGAGGCGTGTCCGGTGTGCGGTTCGCGCGAGCATCCTGCCCTCGCCGTCCTCACCGCGGAGCACCCCGACGACGAGGCCGTCGAGACCGCCGCTACCCGGCGCGCCGACGCCGAGGCATCGCTCGCCGAGGCGGCGACCGCGGCGGCCACGGCCTCCGCCCGCCACGCTGCCGCTGCCGAAGCGCTCGACGGCCTCGACGCCGCGCAGGCGGAGGCCCGTGTCGCTCAGGCGCGCGACTCCGTGGCGACGTCGACCGCGACGGCTGCCGCGGCGTCGGCCGCCGCCGACGCGCTCGCCGGGTTCGACGCCGACACCGAGCGGTTCCGGCGCGACCTCGAAGCGATGCGCGTCGCCCGGGCCGGGGAAGCGTCGACGCTCGAGGCGTCCCGGGTCGAGATCGAGCGCAACGAGCGGGAGGTCGCCGACGCTCTCGACTCCCGGGCCTCGACCGTGGCCGACCTCGTCGAGCGGCTGCGCGAGAGACGAGGCGCTCTCGAGGGCCTGCTCACCGCCGCCGACGCGCTGGAGGCGGCGCGCACCCGCGAGACGGAGCGTCTGGAGGCCCTGTCGGCCGCGGTCGCCGAGAGCGGATTCCGGACCGCGGACGACGCGGAGGGGGCCGTCCTCGACCGGAAGGCCCTCGACGGACTTGCCGAGTCGGTCGGCCGGGACGAGCGCGACCGCGCCGTCGTCGAGGCGGGCCTGGCCGACGACCGGATCGCGGGGCTGACGGGCGACGAGAGCGTCGACGTCGACGGTGCCGAGGCGGCTGCCTCGGCGGCCGAGGCTCTCCTCGCCGAGGCGCAGGAGGCCTTCGCGCGGGTCGACGACCGTCTGCGCCGTACCCGCTCCGCGGCGTCCGGACTCGCGGACGCGATCGCCGCGGGGGCGTCCGTCGCCGAGGAGGCGCGCGCCGTCGTCCGCATGGCCGACGTCGCCAGCGCGTCGGGCTCGGCGAACACGCGCGGGGTCACCCTCGGCACCTACGTTCTGCTGCGTCGCTTCGAGGACGTCGTCGCGGCCGCGAACGTCCGCCTCGCCGTGATGTCCAGCGGCCGCTACCGGTTGGAGGCGTCGGAGGCACGGGAGACGTCGTCCCGGGCGCGTAAGACCGGGCTCGCCCTCGCGATCCGCGACGACACGACCGACACGACGCGCGATCCGAAGAGCTTCTCGGGTGGCGAGACCTTCTACGCGTCGCTCAGCCTCGCCCTCGGCCTGGCGGACGTCGTGCAGGCGGAGGCCGGCGGGCTCGACCTCGGCACCCTGTTCGTCGACGAGGGCTTCGGCACACTCGACCCGGAGACGCTCGACGCGGTGATGAGCGAACTCGGGAGGCTGTCCGAGCACGGCCGTGTCGTCGGCATCGTCAGCCACGTCGAGGAGCTCAAGCAGCGCATCGCCGACCGGATAGAGGTGCGGCGGCTGCCCGACGGGTCGTCGACGCTGTCCACGACCGTGTAG